A portion of the Syngnathoides biaculeatus isolate LvHL_M chromosome 7, ASM1980259v1, whole genome shotgun sequence genome contains these proteins:
- the LOC133502983 gene encoding fibronectin type III domain-containing protein 9, whose translation MAIAVYNISATSARVSWPPLAGCLDTFYSVMYSPNWNSLLMAFKRKSFMHEERIPVSQTATHLANLLPQTTYLLCVTCQAANPVRDQCQAFVTLNNSGEGQDRTGWELGTGAWLTCCILLLVIAAVLLWGCLQGVCTGRGGVGIGGGCSVVTDAVRSGRSSSGRLYTPRGSCDNGDLHELRTLARLSGSEPV comes from the coding sequence ATGGCGATCGCAGTCTATAACATCTCAGCTACCTCTGCCAGGGTGAGCTGGCCCCCGTTGGCTGGCTGCCTGGACACCTTCTACAGCGTCATGTACAGCCCCAACTGGAACAGCCTGCTCATGGCCTTCAAGCGCAAGAGCTTCATGCACGAAGAGCGCATCCCCGTCAGCCAGACCGCGACCCACCTGGCCAACTTGCTCCCGCAGACCACCTACTTACTATGCGTCACGTGCCAGGCCGCCAACCCGGTGCGGGACCAGTGCCAAGCATTCGTGACCCTCAACAACAGCGGCGAGGGGCAGGACCGGACCGGCTGGGAGCTGGGCACAGGCGCCTGGTTGACCTGCTGCATTTTGCTGCTGGTCATTGCTGCCGTCCTGCTGTGGGGGTGCCTACAAGGGGTCTGCACGGGTCGGGGGGGCGTCGGTATTGGAGGAGGCTGCTCGGTGGTGACCGACGCAGTCCGGTCGGGTCGCTCGTCGTCCGGTCGGCTCTACACGCCCAGGGGCAGCTGCGACAACGGCGACCTTCACGAGCTCAGGACGCTGGCTCGGCTGTCCGGGAGCGAGCCGGTTTGA